A section of the Flavobacterium ardleyense genome encodes:
- a CDS encoding rhomboid family intramembrane serine protease gives MENYLPKLKHILPMFFLIAFGSVLVLSLIRWLLAIEFEILDIDEMIWEFWIPAMLPWIPITIWLKPRLRVLTFKKDSNNRRFFFQIITWICVGVMLSISQKYLATATGKLTKLETIADIETVPKTLYYKLENFSVAPNLGSTYTVFDVSGKSSNHLNFNVYFVIPIFKDSTELAYDVPKYWYGIKYSKQISNRLSSDQKDEKYEEFYDQCVENINKYDFYTVDHFVRTPRSNDRNNYLNAIEASTFVRLDEKYIVLEPAVEDFKDRNGTNLIWIFKVFIVGLIVLLFSLLFPGYNERQRNKRFSRKKLKQDDIVKALRYLIPQGDHFATSIIIDINILIFILTLLSGNDIISPEPWELLYWGGNRRFEVMDGQWWRLFTALFLHSGIIHLISNIVGLVIAAKFIEPLLGLHNYFILFILSGLCGSLASVLWYENTVSVGASGAIMGLYGAILGLLYQGAYPDARKKYIFVLISIFVGLSLLGGLADDVDNAAHIGGLLSGLVIGSLLYKYNSQLVEE, from the coding sequence TTGGAAAATTATTTACCAAAGCTCAAACATATTTTACCAATGTTCTTCCTAATTGCATTTGGTAGTGTACTCGTATTATCCCTAATCCGTTGGTTACTTGCCATCGAATTTGAGATTTTAGATATTGATGAAATGATTTGGGAATTTTGGATTCCTGCCATGCTGCCGTGGATTCCTATTACAATTTGGCTCAAACCACGCCTCAGGGTTTTAACTTTCAAAAAAGACAGTAATAATAGGCGATTTTTTTTTCAAATTATCACGTGGATTTGTGTGGGTGTAATGCTGTCTATTTCGCAGAAATATCTAGCAACTGCAACAGGAAAGCTCACAAAATTAGAGACAATAGCAGATATTGAAACAGTTCCGAAAACACTTTACTATAAATTAGAAAATTTTTCGGTAGCACCCAATCTTGGCAGTACATACACTGTTTTTGATGTAAGTGGAAAGTCTAGTAACCATTTAAATTTCAATGTATACTTCGTAATACCGATTTTCAAGGATTCTACAGAACTCGCTTACGATGTTCCAAAGTATTGGTATGGAATAAAATATAGTAAACAGATAAGCAACAGATTAAGTTCGGATCAAAAAGACGAAAAATATGAGGAGTTTTATGATCAATGTGTCGAAAATATCAATAAATATGACTTTTATACTGTTGATCATTTCGTAAGAACTCCTAGATCTAACGACCGAAATAATTATCTCAATGCAATTGAAGCTAGTACATTTGTGAGACTTGACGAAAAGTATATAGTTTTGGAGCCTGCCGTCGAAGATTTTAAAGATAGAAATGGCACTAATTTGATTTGGATATTTAAAGTGTTTATTGTGGGACTTATTGTTTTACTTTTTTCATTGCTCTTTCCAGGATACAACGAGAGGCAGCGCAATAAACGCTTCTCAAGAAAGAAATTGAAGCAAGATGATATTGTTAAAGCGCTTAGGTATTTAATTCCTCAAGGTGACCACTTCGCGACTTCAATCATTATTGATATCAATATTTTGATCTTTATTTTGACTCTACTTTCAGGCAACGACATCATTTCACCTGAACCTTGGGAGCTGCTTTATTGGGGCGGAAACAGAAGGTTTGAAGTTATGGATGGTCAATGGTGGCGACTGTTTACAGCACTATTTCTGCATAGCGGAATAATCCATCTAATTTCTAATATTGTGGGACTTGTAATTGCTGCCAAATTCATCGAACCGCTACTTGGACTCCATAACTACTTTATATTATTTATACTTTCTGGACTGTGTGGAAGTCTTGCAAGTGTACTATGGTATGAAAATACGGTTAGCGTAGGTGCGTCTGGCGCAATTATGGGTCTCTATGGCGCCATTTTAGGATTGTTATATCAAGGTGCTTATCCTGATGCTCGCAAAAAATATATATTTGTCCTAATCAGTATTTTTGTTGGTTTATCTTTATTGGGAGGATTGGCTGATGATGTTGACAATGCAGCCCATATCGGTGGCCTTTTGAGTGGACTGGTGATTGGGTCGCTGTTGTATAAATATAATAGTCAATTGGTTGAAGAGTAA
- a CDS encoding DUF6438 domain-containing protein encodes MIKVYVSFIISVLLFSCGSKTCDYEKFIQGDWEIIPFIDTMLHDGERTPPPLPRYVGDLGFYFGENGICENKVGYFDYTEIDDVGRRLFLGTETRYKIVQNTLQIFDLEENDWQVFEIQKITNDSLILLYEDKFPVKFIKRHYKIDPETSFDKIIVSTYGCYGTCPVSDIIISKTGDVVFYERKYTTATGAFKSRIKKEDFAKIEKNFKKAEYQNLENSYTNNASDLMAISVTFIKDDKIIKSIIDYGAASPTEFKRALYPLVYLEQKLKLDKVDFSTALIDLDSGRFKSSTAILKLSKSELFYLNSKLQNAKESEIAFTTKYILSSSNIKDKKIVETDGRFFKIELSNSKFITLDLGYDFFEHNNFSAISD; translated from the coding sequence ATGATCAAAGTTTACGTCTCTTTTATAATATCAGTTTTGCTATTTTCTTGCGGTTCAAAAACTTGTGATTACGAAAAATTTATTCAGGGAGATTGGGAAATAATTCCTTTTATTGATACTATGTTGCACGATGGCGAACGCACCCCGCCACCGCTGCCACGTTACGTGGGTGATTTGGGTTTTTATTTTGGAGAGAATGGAATCTGTGAGAATAAGGTTGGTTATTTCGATTATACTGAAATCGACGATGTCGGAAGAAGATTATTTTTAGGAACTGAAACTAGATATAAAATTGTCCAAAATACTTTGCAGATTTTTGATTTGGAGGAAAACGATTGGCAAGTTTTTGAGATTCAAAAAATTACCAACGATTCTTTAATCCTTTTGTATGAAGATAAGTTTCCGGTAAAATTTATCAAACGCCATTACAAAATCGATCCTGAGACTTCATTTGACAAAATTATAGTTTCAACCTATGGATGTTATGGGACTTGTCCAGTTTCTGATATCATTATTTCGAAAACTGGTGATGTTGTATTCTATGAGCGAAAATATACAACAGCAACAGGCGCTTTTAAATCCAGAATTAAGAAGGAAGATTTTGCGAAAATTGAAAAGAATTTTAAAAAAGCAGAATATCAAAATTTGGAAAATAGTTATACCAACAATGCTTCAGATTTAATGGCGATTTCTGTGACATTTATTAAGGATGACAAGATAATAAAGTCAATTATCGATTATGGCGCTGCTTCCCCAACCGAATTTAAAAGAGCACTTTATCCATTAGTTTATTTAGAGCAAAAATTAAAGCTTGATAAAGTGGATTTTAGTACTGCTCTTATTGATTTGGATAGTGGCAGATTTAAATCTTCAACAGCTATTTTAAAATTATCTAAATCTGAGCTTTTTTATTTAAATTCAAAATTGCAAAATGCGAAAGAATCAGAGATTGCATTTACAACTAAATATATTCTTAGTAGTTCCAACATCAAGGACAAAAAGATAGTTGAAACTGATGGAAGATTTTTTAAAATTGAACTTTCCAATTCAAAATTTATCACTTTGGATTTAGGTTATGACTTTTTCGAACATAATAACTTTTCTGCTATTTCTGATTAA
- a CDS encoding cation-translocating P-type ATPase — translation MAASNFDIKGLTDAEVQIAREKFGRNTLKFKKENGALEALKSLAKEPMIAILLVASLIYFISGETGDGLFLLSAIIIVSVISLYQDSRSRNALQKLKDFSQPNCSVIRNGEAIEIKTEDLVIGDSLLVEEGTSIPADGIIIHSNDFSVNESILTGESFAVFKDKYHEDSSIYKGTTVASGLAIVTITHIGNQTKLGKIGESLESIQVEKTPLELEINSFVKKMVIAGAVVFLIVWAINYYNSQNLLDSLLKALTLAMSILPEEIPMALTAFMAIGSLRLMKLGVIVKQMKTVETLGSATVICTDKTGTITENKMSLAKIFTLESNRISNPEEADASEKELLKIAMWASEPIPFDPMEIALHDSYAKSTQKDERPDFKMIHEYPLGGKPPMMTHLFENSQGQRIIAAKGAPEALMNVCNLSPDEIAKINAAIKEITSEGYRVLGVGESVFEGNNFPKKQQEFSFKFKGIVAFYDPPKANISEVLEHFYQAGILVKIVTGDNAETTRAIAKQIDFRGYEHSLSGDELMLLSDAELEQKVMQTNIFTRMFPEAKLRIINALKANNQIVAMTGDGVNDGPALKAAHIGIAMGKKGTEIAKQAASLILLEDDLSKMVDAVAMGRRIYTNLKKAIQYIISIHIPIILTVFIPLALGWVYPNIFTPVHIIFLELIMGPTCSIIFENEPIEKNTMLRKPRAVATSFFNRAELTTSIIQGLAITAGTLFIYQYALRQGLAETTIRTMVFLVLIVANIFLTLVNRSFYYSIITTLKYKNALVPLMIAITIAITAMLLFVPPLTDFFKFAPLSTNEILTAVAVGFISVIWFEFVKLAKRLRGNVT, via the coding sequence ATGGCGGCAAGCAACTTCGATATAAAAGGTCTCACGGATGCAGAGGTACAGATTGCACGGGAAAAATTCGGCAGAAATACCCTGAAATTCAAAAAGGAGAACGGCGCACTCGAAGCGTTGAAAAGCCTTGCCAAAGAACCGATGATTGCAATTTTGTTAGTTGCGTCTCTAATTTATTTTATAAGTGGAGAAACCGGCGATGGACTTTTTCTACTTTCGGCTATTATAATTGTATCGGTAATTTCACTTTATCAAGATTCACGTAGCCGTAATGCGTTGCAGAAGTTAAAGGATTTTTCGCAACCAAATTGCAGTGTGATTCGAAATGGGGAAGCTATCGAAATTAAGACGGAAGATTTAGTAATTGGCGATAGTCTACTTGTGGAGGAAGGAACATCAATTCCCGCCGACGGAATTATTATTCACTCCAATGATTTCTCAGTAAACGAATCGATCTTAACTGGCGAATCATTTGCAGTTTTTAAAGATAAATACCACGAAGACAGTAGTATTTATAAAGGTACAACCGTGGCGAGCGGACTGGCAATTGTGACAATTACACATATTGGCAATCAGACAAAACTCGGAAAAATTGGCGAAAGTTTAGAAAGTATCCAAGTTGAAAAAACGCCTTTGGAACTGGAGATTAACAGCTTTGTAAAGAAAATGGTAATTGCGGGAGCAGTGGTTTTTTTGATTGTGTGGGCAATAAACTACTACAATTCTCAAAACCTGCTTGATAGTTTATTAAAAGCTTTGACTCTTGCGATGAGTATTCTACCCGAAGAAATTCCGATGGCTTTGACCGCCTTTATGGCAATTGGATCTTTACGCTTAATGAAATTGGGAGTGATTGTAAAACAGATGAAAACGGTGGAAACCCTCGGCTCTGCCACCGTTATCTGCACCGACAAAACTGGCACAATTACCGAAAACAAAATGAGTCTAGCCAAAATATTTACGCTAGAGTCTAATCGAATTTCGAATCCTGAGGAAGCCGATGCTTCTGAAAAAGAGCTTTTGAAAATCGCAATGTGGGCAAGCGAGCCAATTCCGTTTGACCCGATGGAAATAGCTTTGCATGACTCTTACGCTAAATCCACCCAAAAAGACGAAAGACCAGATTTCAAAATGATTCACGAATATCCATTGGGCGGAAAACCACCAATGATGACCCACCTTTTTGAGAATTCTCAAGGACAGAGAATCATCGCAGCCAAAGGTGCGCCAGAAGCCTTGATGAATGTTTGTAATCTCTCGCCCGACGAAATAGCAAAAATTAATGCAGCCATAAAAGAAATAACTTCGGAAGGTTATAGAGTTTTGGGAGTTGGAGAGAGCGTTTTTGAAGGAAATAATTTTCCGAAAAAACAGCAAGAATTTTCTTTTAAATTCAAAGGAATTGTAGCTTTTTACGATCCACCGAAAGCGAATATCAGCGAGGTTTTAGAACATTTTTACCAAGCAGGTATTTTAGTAAAAATTGTTACTGGAGATAATGCCGAAACCACTAGAGCAATTGCCAAACAAATAGATTTTCGAGGCTACGAGCACAGTTTAAGTGGTGACGAGTTAATGCTTTTATCTGATGCGGAACTTGAGCAGAAAGTAATGCAAACAAATATTTTTACTAGAATGTTTCCAGAAGCAAAACTGCGAATAATCAATGCGCTGAAAGCCAATAACCAAATTGTTGCAATGACCGGTGACGGCGTCAATGATGGTCCTGCTTTAAAAGCGGCGCATATCGGAATTGCCATGGGTAAAAAGGGAACTGAAATTGCCAAACAAGCAGCTTCGCTAATTCTATTGGAAGACGATTTATCCAAAATGGTGGATGCGGTTGCGATGGGAAGACGAATTTATACCAACTTGAAAAAGGCGATTCAGTATATCATTTCCATCCATATTCCGATTATTCTAACCGTTTTTATACCGCTTGCTTTGGGTTGGGTTTATCCAAATATATTTACGCCTGTACATATCATTTTTTTAGAGTTGATTATGGGTCCCACCTGCTCTATTATTTTCGAAAATGAGCCAATCGAAAAGAATACTATGCTTCGGAAACCTCGAGCTGTGGCAACTTCATTTTTTAATCGCGCCGAACTCACAACTAGTATTATTCAGGGATTGGCAATTACTGCAGGAACACTATTTATCTATCAATATGCTTTGCGACAAGGTCTCGCTGAAACTACCATTAGAACTATGGTTTTCTTGGTGTTAATTGTGGCAAATATCTTTTTGACTCTGGTAAATCGTTCATTTTATTACTCGATTATAACCACTCTAAAGTATAAAAATGCGTTAGTACCATTGATGATAGCGATAACAATTGCAATTACTGCAATGCTGCTTTTTGTGCCGCCATTAACTGATTTTTTTAAATTTGCACCACTTAGTACCAATGAAATTCTAACTGCAGTCGCAGTTGGTTTCATATCCGTGATTTGGTTTGAATTTGTGAAATTGGCCAAGAGATTGAGAGGAAATGTAACGTAA